ttataaaataaaaatatattaatgTCCGAAACTTGAAAAAAGGGCCTAAATCAGTTGAAAACTCCTTAAAGGGGCCTAAAATCTTTTCCAGCTGTGTCATTCCCTTATAAGTTGTTGTCAAAACTAATATATAAATAGCAAAAGGTATAAAAGTTGGTCAATATTTCAGGaatattttaattgtttaataTTTAGTATGAAACATTAgtgtttttataataatatatggATAAATAGATATAGATAAATAGACATGTGTTACACATAAATCTTCCATCAACTCTTGGATATGTTCCATTAATATTTGGGCGTGTTAAATTCCTTCCTCAATTCAAATTCATGTTTCTTGGATAAGTCTTTCATCTAATACAAACTCTTCCTCCTAATGATACTTGTGTCCTTTTGTTATGAAATATTTGTATGAATTACTTCGATTTTATGTAGGATATAGAAGTCCTCAATACTTTTCTAACTAAAAGTTATAGTAAATAACTCATAATTTTATAAACACTCATGAATTCATTTCCTCAACAAAATCCATTGGAAAGGTtagaaacaacaaaagaaatatAAATAGTATTCAATTGATTCATGATTATACCCGGTATTCTAATATTAACATTCATTAGAGAGAGAGAATTGGAGTAGTAGATAAGAAACTCTTTACCTTGGTGCTTGTAGTATTCTGTCAAAATAAAAATGATGATGCTTAAAAAACATAGAGTACTAATAATTATTTGTTGTGTTCTTGTTATACTATTATGTTTATGTGAGAATGAAGGAGCCAATTATGTAATGCTGAGAAGTGATCCAGCTATCAAGTTAGTTAGGACAACTAGCAGAGTTAGTGTTGGGAGTAGTTAGTTGATATTGTTAAAATTAGTTGTCAAAGATTAGTGGTCTTAGATTAATTAAGTAGTAGTTAGATATGTCTATAAATATAGGGTTGTATATGTTATTGTAAATATAACTAATACACAGAAATTCTCCACTAcatttctctcttcttcttcttcttcttcttcttcttcttcttcttcttcttcttcttcttcttcttcttcttcttcttcttcttacgcAGCACTATTACATTGCTCCATTAATGGAGTTCATGATCTAGCTCAATTAAGCTCaactcacatggtatcagagcaggtgtGGCTAGGAATACACGAATAGTGCAAATTCATTATTGATTCCAGTAATTGATCTTTCTCTTAAGCTCAATAATGGCAGATGATAAGATCGATCATACTCATTCATTATTTCTTCACCCTTCTGACACGCCGAGTTCAGTTTTGATTCCAATTCAACTCACAGGATCTGAAAACTATGGGTTGTGGCAGAGAACGATGCGAATTGCACTTCTAGCTATAAGAAGCTAGGGTTCGTGATTGGTACTTGTAAAAAGGATTCTTTTAAGAAGGAACTACATGAGGAATGAGAGACATGCAATGCAATTGTCCTATCCTGGATCATGAATACAGTATCACAGAACCTAGTGAGTGGAATTGCTTATGCATCTGATGCTCATTTAGTTTGGAATGACTTAAAGGAGAAGTTTGATAAGGTTAATAATGTAATGATCTTTCAATTGCATAGAGAAATTAGAACAATCTCACAAAGAACAGATTATGTGGACACTTATTTTACAAAACTTAAAAAGCTGTGGTCGGAGTATGATGCCTTGGTGCCTTCACTTGGAAGCGATTGTGTGAAATCAAGGGATTACATTGTGCATCTTCATCAGCAGAGGTTGCTTCAATTTTTGAGTGGTCTCAATgaatcatatgaccaagcaaggAGACAAATCCTAATGAAGAAAACAGAACCAATACTGAATCAGGCTTATGCTCTGATTATTGAAGATGAGAGTAAGAGGTCAAGTCCATATTCGGCTTTAGCTATTAAAGCAGATGCAAGTGTTTTACAGGCTGGTCGAGGAACAATTCCTAGAGGAGAGTCAGTTGCTATGCAAGCTGGTAGAGGACAGCCCTACAACGGGAAGAAACCCTTTATGAGATGTGATTATTGTCATAAGAATGGAcatttaaagaaaaattgctATAAACTGGTAGGGTATCCAGGAGATTTTAAGACAAAAAGACAGGTTGTGGCTAATAATGCTACTAGTGTACTTGAGCATAAACAACAGACACAGATAAATGGAGAAAAAAGAGCAAGTTGTGATCAAGTAACAGGGCATTTCTTCACTGAGGACCAGTACATGCAAACACTGAATATGTTGAATAAGGATACTTTTGTGCCACAAGTAAACATGGTAGGTATTACTACATCTCTAATGACTAGTTGCTCTAATAGTAAGTGGATATTTGGTTCTGGTGCAACTTATCACATAGATGTCTCATTAGACTTAATGCATTCTAAAAATAAGTTGAAAGGTGAACAAAAGGAACAGGTACAATTGCCCGATGGTGAAAGAACTGACATCACACACACTGGTAGTGCAACCATTCTTAAAGATTTGGAAGTGAAAAATATACTTTTTGTTCCGAACTTCAAATTTAATTTATTGTTTGTATCCAAACTCACAAAGAAACTCTACTGCTCAGTTCATCTATATCCTGACTTTTGTATATTTTAGGACCTTTGGAGTGGCAGGGTGAGGGGGATTGGTAAGGAAAAAAGAGGTCTAATATGGTAAAGGATGCGCACATAGCAAAAGTGATGCAATAGATATCCGCAACCATCACTCAAAAGTCAGAATTTGATGGTCATCTTTGGCATCAGAGATTAGGACATGCCTTAGTTAGCACAATGAAGCATATCAAGTCTTTTCAGCATGCAACAGTAGATCTAAATGCAAATAAGGATTGTTTAGTTTGCCATTTGGCTAAACAAAGTAGGATGGTCTTTACTAGAAGTTGTTCTAAAAGTATTAGTCCACTACTATGTCACGTCCGTCAAACctagggaggcgtggctggcacccggtgtcgAGCGGGCCCGAGCGATTCTCTATGTAActcatttgtttttctttgaaactatcatgggccaacatggtcaCAACTCGTAATGAATAACTATAGGTGGTCAACACTGTAtcactgaaccatttttcttaaaacatgaatacatattggccgtcaaggcctctgacatactgtataAAATGTACCTCTGTCTATAAAGCTTCTAAGATTATGCGATATCAAAAGGGACAGGGTACCAACCTacccattgtcacacctcctttttactacctacaccccgcaaagggcgtaaaggagtttttccatttaaaggacaatcggaacgggatttaactattaattattcagagtcgccacttgagagattagtggtgtctcaagtcaccggttgtatcccgaaccgaggaaacatatgactctgttaacagtccgcgaaccagaaatccgagtaagaaattctgttaacccgggagaaggtgttaggcattcccaggttccgtggttctagcacggtcgcttaattgttgtatttgatttcatCTGATTTCAAGACATGTTTTAGCTTAGgtgttttttaattttaaattgcttttattattattattattattattatttcttaatAAGAATTGTAACATCGTGAAAacgtgtctcgaaccacgtcacatcaatgcaaccgtggttgttgacacatttcgactcctttgagatttggatttgggtcacataaatgttcacccgaatttaagaaagtaaattgttaaaagcgcgcctaaaaagactaacgcattattatctttggagaaggccatgaaattcgctaaacggcccatcccgaattctaaggaCAAAACAAGATTAACCAACTGAAAGCCGTGtagttgtcatttttgtttggcacgacaCCCCTATAATTCTAATTTAAAAGAAAGCTACATTTGGAAGGCCGTAAATTTTCAaactgcttttatttatttaaggaaaaatcaaggttatttaaaacatatcgcaagccacgtcacatgaaatgcacctgtggtTCGCGACCTGCTTTATTTAACCTagttggaaattagaaccgggccacatgaaatgtaccctggatttttgaaaattaagcgtcacaactacgacatgggaaccgtacccgtagccacGACCATTTATTTACACTCCGAAAAGTTTGCCTACCCACATAAGGTCAGCCAATGTCGTACTACTAACTAATAATATAACCAAACAAAGTGAGAGTATAAAGTTTCTAAGCTCAATAGCGTAAAATTCTTCCCAGCACTCCAAGTATGCTTTTAAATCCAAATATCATAACCCAGTAGGACCCAATTGCTGACTACATATATTGTAATTTAAATAAATATTCTTATCTCTCAACCATTAGATATTCATTAGTAGAATCAACAGAGCAATCAATGTTCATCTAATTAAATCATTAAACTaaagcaaataaaataaattaatcaaaATAAGACAACGAGATAATAGAGGAAATACGTAGAACATTTAGAAGAAAAACCTACCAAGAAGGAAAATGTAATACGTGTTTAAACAGGAGGCAAAAATGGACCTTTTACTATTGGATCTGTAACCTTTGTGTTGCGAACAGAGAAACGAACACCAAAACAAATCAGCAACATTGAAACGAGCCACTGATTGAGACTTTGAACTGGTGACAGAGCCTCAAACAGCAAAACTCGCGATAACCTCGAACGGAACTCACAACACGAACGACAACCTCAAGAGTGGTTTCATGGCTGCACTGGCTGGTTGTTTCTGGAGGTTTTGAGACGAGGAGAGGCTGGTTTAGGTGGTCGTTTGAAATGAGGAGTAAAACTGCAGCGTGAGAGAGGGTCGTTTGCGGAcaggtgaagcagcagcagcagcgctGCTTACCGCTGGGTCTGCTGTTCGTCGCTTGGTTGCTGCTGGACATGAGGGACGATGGGGACGGGGGCTGACTATGATAGTTCACTGGTGGTCAGGCATTGGGGGTGAGACTGGTTTTGTGCTGTGGTTGTGGGGCGTCGCTGGCTTAGGGCATGGAGGAGGTTCAACGACGATGGTGAGCTGAAAGGTGGTCGTTGATGGCGCTGCTGGACGCTGGCTGTTACTGAAGAAGAAGAGTACGACAATGGGGTGAGTCGGGGAAGACGATGATCAGGGGGCGGGGTCGTTTGTATTGCGCAGCTTCCgttctttttcgttttttgttCCCCCTTTCTTTAGTCTTAGGCCTTGTTTTTATAGTATAGAGTCTAGGGCTTTTGGGTAGGGTTTTTATGTTAAGGGGTGTGAGCCTatgaattatgggcttggcaattgtgggctaggcctaaaaatgggttgctcaaGCCCAAGTCCTATTCTTttgctgcgaacgagattaaagaaaaaaaaacgagcccatttattaattaatccttcTATTCAAATAactactaaaataaaactaaccattaaaacaaatctattttttgtattttaaaatatcatattaaaataaaaatatgatactattttttgtgtatttttttagattaaaaatgactataaaatattaatgaacttattttttgtagtttttgttttcttgtacagaaataaagtaaaagagtcaaaattacttaaaatatctatattatgcctaaattaaatattttactctaatatataaaagatcttggggagggtcaaaaatcacatatctacagctgcccctctttgactggaaacgtacagagttttcagacaaagactgactagacaggtttttgacccgacccttatttggagagactaagactaagagagaagggagtgtgaccgagctctggcatttgagctgcctacatatccttggctataaaggaatcaggccacgtgtagttcagaaatgagcgaggtgatggagtatgccgaggtagAGATCCGGTTGAGGtgtcgttccgttgaggttccggtctgcggttcctgttattacatcaaaatcaaatgaaaaagactaactaaacctgtcaactacgagttacaagattcctatctataagtcttctgaagcttgatcttgagtcttgaatggttcttcatacagactttagatttgaaccttgacacttgttagctgcaggtgctagctcgttcttctacagcttctgggtcaggaccggacatgtagtgcttgtgacctcggccatgtcttgagcatctcacatccttcatcaacttctgaattgccttctgaattgaattccttttttccaggtgggcgcctgattgctgaacctgaactGTCCtcccttgttacttgacactattttcccttacactttgaaccattttccttgcaaactcgaactgtcttccttcgaaactgttttccctggaaacttgagttgttttcccttgtcctccaggtgggcgcctgactgctgaacttgaaattgaatgtattcctctgttacccaggtgggctcctgactccgttatacaggcgggctcctgatttccgaaacttgaattgtatgtctctattctccaagcggactcctgacttctgaaatttgaaatgtattcctctattatccaggcgggctcctgattttcgaaacttgaattgtatacctctgttcttcaggcgggttcctgacttcaaaaagacaaagaaatcaattgagaactaaaaatttgaattgtatcacctctgttcttcaggcgggctcctgattgctgaaacttgaattgtatgtctctattctccaggcggactcctgacttccgaaacttgaaattgaatgtatccctctgttattcaggcgggctcttgactactgaacttgaactgaatgtattcttctgttatccaggcgggctcctgacttcataaaaataaacgaaccaagaaaactttctgccccagtttggaaactgggtacatgttacttgatattaataagaattttcttaaaacttgacttgaaatacctctgttatagaggcgggctcctgacttccgaaacttgaattgtatgtctctgttcttcaggtgggctcctgacttcaaaagaCAAAAGGTctattgaaaactaaaatttgaattatatcacctctgttctttaggcgggctcctgattgatgaatttgaaattgaatgtattcctctattatccaggcgggttcctgacttcacaaaaatagacaaaacaaagaaaactttctgccccagtttggaaactgggtgtttgttaccacatactaataataactaaaacttgaattgtgataagactaaaatgcaacttttaaaaatttaaagactaaaatgtattttaaaatttaaaatttatcttaggtgaaaaattcatcagactaagattctcatcttaggtgaaagattcgactgactaagatttatctttatcttaggtgaaaaattcatcagactaagatttccatcttaggagaaagattcaacagactaagatttttatcttttatcttaggtgaaaaattcatcagactaagattttcatctcaggagaaagattcaacagactaagatttatctttatcttaggtgaaaaattcatcagactaagattctcatcttaggtgaaagattcgacggactaagatttatctttatcttaggtgaaaaattcatcagactaagattttcatcttaggagaaagattcaacagactaagatttttatctttatcttaggtgaaaaattcatcagactaagattttcatcttaggagaaagattcaacagactaagatttatctttatcttaggtgaaaaattcatcagactaagattttcatcttaggtgaaagattcgactgactaagatttatctttatcttaggtgaaaaattcatcagactaagatttccatcttaggagaaagattcaacagactaagatttttatctctatcttaggtgaaaaattcatcagactaagatttttatcttaggagaaagattcaacagactaagatttatctttatcttaggtgaaaaattcatcagactaagattgtgactctaggagataattcatcagactaggtccatttttgtgTGATCTCAGGaggaagattcatcagactgagattttgactctaggagataattcatcagactaggtccatttttgtgtgatcccgactttcttaattttccaaattccaactacctttcttttcaaattctgccttccttccttgttcccaaattatgccttcctcttttttttccgaCTTCTGCCTTCCCCTTCTttaaattatgccttcctttctttctcctcaaattctgccttcatctttttccaaattatgccttcctttcgtttttccaacttctgcctttatcttaggtgaaagattcatcggactaagatttttatcttaggtgaaaaattcaacagactaagatttctttatcttaggtgaaagattcaacagactaagatttctttatcttaggtgaaaaattcatcagactaagatttcttttaaccattttccttcaaaatttgttttatctacccactaacttaaattatcttctttcagaactgcttccctaaaAACTGGTGTTGTCCACCTTAAAAAAAACCACTTCCCTAAAAACTAGTGTTTCATTCCtccaaaaattacttttcttAGAACTAGTGTTTCTTTCCTGAAAACTACTCCCCTCTCAATAACATTTccatgcccctgtttcaaatcaaagaaaattctgtCAGTTTAAAAGTGCGGTAGTTGGTCGTGGTACTCCCGCTGGGAtggctttccttttctcctttccatgctttgcgttgtccgaccatctttgaaacttggctgataacttccgcCCTTTTTGACGACTATCTCTTAATTATTACTTCTAGTCTTCTTATCTGACCCCATATGTTTTGTGACAACTGATTCTTCTTGAAGGTCTTGCATGTTTACTGATTAACCGCTTTCCCCGTCATCTGTGTCACTGAAATACCCTTTTTACCCGTTcaatcccaataccctctatctgttgcattattcttgaaccgacatctaccaaactttgtgtttcataaggatcccaaagtatgttgattattaccagctcagtgctcttgttatttttcctgacttgtgaccccattttgtgcaattggaaagctggtggccaATTTTGCAGTCATTCCTCACTTGTTACGACCAAAAGACTCAGAAagggaaataaacaaaacaaaaggaacagagtaaaggacaatagaaagagatgattcctaacaagaaaattacacagtagaaacctatcggatgtggataccgactctaatgacctTGACATGCACCTGCTACCTATTCTGTTAAGTAAACCTGATGGTCAGCTCTTGTTGTTCCTTtttgccgtgaaactgggcttcattgctccgcttatccaatttgattcacactccttattcggcttgtagtgccccaaagggttttcaccatcaaacctctctcatttagttctttctctcaacttactgtcgcctcaaggtgcccgtgaaagttttcaccaataagactctctcattttttatttctctcaactttcatcaccttgcgatacccatgaggatttttatcaataagattctctcattttcattttccttgtttggaccggagtgttgcccctgacatgaattaccttacctgcttgacttgacatttctcaaagactgatcagaaggtctttctttggaccgtaatgtaggcttttggatgggttagaaagaaagggtataagagGCTCAcaacaatttcaaaatgggttaaattacaactttcggaacccaccttctcacaacaaccacaatttttgccccagtttcttgcttggggacttttggatttttgttttggtatgactgaacctcagataGGCTGCCTatgtaccctttcgggatcaagtcaaacgtagttcacttcatagAAACTACGTTATTgcgattttctttctctctctttctttttctttttttttcctttcttttcttcattgtcttttctttcttctctttctttcttttcttttcttttcttttcttttcttcccttttctttttttttcttcttttcctttcttcctttctttctttctttctccttttcctttcttcctccttcttatttttctttttccttctttttccatttGCGTATCTCCGGCACTTGCATTTCTTTAATTGTACCGTTGAttctgaaagaggggtatgaaagaaaacaaataaggctaaAAGAGGTTGACAAAAgggtaaagtatttagatagcagaacaaaatgccttcgtcatttcaaacttcaaaatatgccaaatacaaacaagtacaatcagaataaagaaaccatacacatcatctcttgaccgcatcggaattgacggccatttccacacattttccttctacaccTGTCAGATATAATGTGCCATTCGACAACACTCTTACTATTATCACCACGACCGGCCCCCTGTCAATTTGGCCAACTTGCTTTTACGGGTaattttatgttttacttgccccagtttcacatggttcgggcgtcaaacaatctcaaaatgtcccaatctgttctcatttcctcaagtgtccttatcattttcaaaatggtctcattgcttcgcaacttttgaagatcagactgagaattatgcgtgcatgtcatgtcactagaaccggcaaaaggcaaaacaaaaagttagaaaagaactaaacaaagaaaatgattggGAGTAACAACAGatcggaatttgcattagacaaacgATGAAACAGTTcgaaataacaaaacaaaaacaaaacaaactggattgcaaccctagaatgaactgaaacaaacctagacaaccctagacaaaccactacgactaaacaagctagacaaaaatgaaaggatatgatggtttgaacacaagacaatatccggattacaaccctacaaataatccggacaacagaaatgacagccAAATAgaccaccaaagctcctccccaGCTGACTTAGGAAtgaagcgtctttccaattacaaaTACGACATCTTCGCCACTAAGCTTCGCATCCATATTGCCATGACCACTATCTGCTTCAGTATCTTCAACTTCAGTCAACAAATTCCCAAGAGTATTCTCATACCCCATGTCACCGGGCATCATCCCCACCAAGTGTGCCTCCTCATGTAAGGGATGCAacgcgatattctgggtgccactgtcttgaatcaaattttcctagatcatcctttctatttctcttttcaaatcctgacaattttccacattgtgtcccagagcattggagtggtattcacaccttttagatgagtcaaagcttctcgcacgtcggtccacctgatttggaggaatgggggcaatcatgtcatgttgttttaacttctcaaataagcttgcataggactctcctattggtgtaaaactatctttcaactattgttcccttctatacccctggcttggatgtgggttacaaGGTGATTGAAAATTTTGcagaggctggtggagattttgtgatactcGTGCTCGCTTTCTTGGGTGATTTGGTGGTGAGTATGAGGGGTTCGGAGGTGTATAGTAATGCTTAGGGGGGTCATGGAGAACCTAATGAGGCTgcacataccttcgagatgttctcctaggacctcttctcgaccctgatatcactatgatttcttcatccctctcattcgtgttaccagattcaatttggacagcttgagctgcagctttgagagttgtttgacttataattctgcctgtcttaagaccgttctccaccatttctcccattttgattgcttccgggaaggatttacccactgcgcacgtcatgtattgaaaataatctgactcttgagcctgtagaaagacagtgattaactcgtggtcatccatgggtggcttagctctagctgcctgctctctccatttgatggcatattccctgaaactttcagttggtttcttttttaggttagaaagggaaatgcggtctggggcgatgtcgatgttgttttgaaactgtttgacaaaggcccgtgccatgtcatcccagacgtaccagcaagatgtgtcttgatccaaaaaccatttAGATGCTACTcccgtgaggctttccccaaaataagctataagcaattcctcatttcttcccacacctctcaattggttgcaataccttttcaggtgggctatggggtctccatgtccattgtacttttcaaattttggaaccTTGAacccaggcggcaagtgg
The Nicotiana sylvestris chromosome 11, ASM39365v2, whole genome shotgun sequence DNA segment above includes these coding regions:
- the LOC138881788 gene encoding uncharacterized protein; the protein is MNTVSQNLVSGIAYASDAHLVWNDLKEKFDKVNNVMIFQLHREIRTISQRTDYVDTYFTKLKKLWSEYDALVPSLGSDCVKSRDYIVHLHQQRLLQFLSGLNESYDQARRQILMKKTEPILNQAYALIIEDESKRSSPYSALAIKADASVLQAGRGTIPRGESVAMQAGRGQPYNGKKPFMRCDYCHKNGHLKKNCYKLVGYPGDFKTKRQVVANNATSVLEHKQQTQINGEKRASCDQVTGHFFTEDQYMQTLNMLNKDTFVPQVNMVGITTSLMTSCSNSKWIFGSGATYHIDVSLDLMHSKNKLKGEQKEQDLWSGRVRGIGKEKRGLICVREGRLRTGEAAAAALLTAGSAVRRLVAAGHEGRWGRGLTMIVHWWSGIGGETGFVLWLWGVAGLGHGGGSTTMVS